From the genome of Peromyscus maniculatus bairdii isolate BWxNUB_F1_BW_parent chromosome 19, HU_Pman_BW_mat_3.1, whole genome shotgun sequence:
AAAGTCAGTCTTAGAGAGAACATGCCCTCAGGCACCTTTGTGCTAAAGGTGATGGCCACTGACCAGGATGAGGGTGTCAATGCAGAGGTCACCTACTCCTTCAAATCACTAGGAGACGATATTAGAAATAACTTCATCCTAGATCATCAAAGTGGAGAAATTAAATCTGAAGGCCCTATAGACTTTGAAACCAAGAAGACTTATACCATGAGCGTAGAGGCCAAGGATGGTGGAGGCATGGCCACAGAATGTAAAGTTGTAATAGAAATTCTCGATGAAAACGACAATGCCCCAGAAGCGGTTTTTACTTCGGTGTCCAATTCTATAGCCGAGGATGCAGAACCTGGGACAGTAGTGGCTCTGTTCAAAACATACGATAAAGATtctgaagaaaatggaagagtgACGTGCTTCATAAAAGAAAAGGTTCCTTTTAGAATTGAATCTTCCGCCAGTAATTATTATAAGCTTGTAACAGATGGAGTCCTGGACCGGGAGCAGACTCCAGAGTACAATGTCACCATCATCGCCACTGATGAAGGCAAGCCACCCCTCTCCTCCAGCACAAGCGTCACCCTGCATGTTGGGGACATCAACGACAATGCTCCAGTTTTCCATCGGGCCTCCTACTTGATTCAAGTGGCTGAAAACAACCCGCCTGGTGCTTCCATTGCTCAAGTAAGCGCCTCGGACCCAGATTTGGGGCCCAATGGCCATGTTTCTTATTCCATCATAGCCAGCGACCTGGAACCTAAATCGCTGTGGTCCTACGTGTCGGTGAACCAGGATAGCGGAGTGGTGTTCGCTCAGCGCGCCTTCGACCACGAGCAGCTGCGCTCCTTCCAGCTGACTCTGCAGGCGCGCGACCAGGGCTCGCCCGCGCTCAGCGCCAACATGAGCATGCGCGTGCTGGTGGGCGACCGCAACGACAACGCACCGCGCGTGCTGTACCCCGCGCTCGAGCCCGACGGTTCCACGCTCTTCGACATGGTACCGCGTTCGGCCGAGCCCGGATACCTGGTCACTAAGGTGGTGGCGGTGGACGCAGACTCGGGACACAACGCCTGGCTGTCATACCATGTGCTGCAGGCCAGCGATCCCGGGCTCTTCAGCCTGGGGCTGCGCACTGGCGAGGTGCGCACAGCGCGTGCCTTGGGCGACAGGGACGCGGCGCGGCAGCGCCTTCTGGTCGCTGTACGCGATGGTGGACAGCCACCGCTCTCGGCTACAGCCACGCTGCACCTGATCTTTGCTGACAGCCTGCAGGAAGTCCTACCAGAACTCAGTGATGATCctctgccctctgacccccaGAGTGAGCTGCAGTTTTACTTGGTCTTGGCCTTGGCCTTGGTCTCAGTACTCTTCCTTTTCGTTGTGATTCTAGCCATCGTCCTTCGCCTGCGACAGTCCCACAGTCCTGCAGTCTCGGGCTGCTTTCAGTCTGGCGTCTGCTGTAAGACTAGACCAGGGGTTTCTCTCAACTACAATGAAGGGACTCTGCCTTATTCCTACGATCTCTATGTTGCCTCCAATTGTCAAAACACGTCTCATTTTCTTACCTTAATGCCAGAAATGGTCCCTCCGCAAGGTCTTTCTATGGACGCTTCTGTGGAAGTGAGTGTCACTGAGGAGAATAACAAGATACTCTCTGATTCTATCGCTTCTACTCACGTGAGTTTCAATGAGCCTTTCATTCGCAAattgtttaattttcaaattcttttggaatgaatttttttttttgaggtagggtccaGTTGTCcagttgtgtagaccaggctggccttgaacacacaaggatccttcttcttctgcctcccaagcgctgcaattaaaggtgtgcgccaccacagtaGGCTTTGAAACGGAATCTTAAAACACATTGTACTCACAATTGCCTGTTTCATTTGCACAATCTcagttctttcctgtcttttctctATGGGCCGGTAACTGTACCATTAGGCTTcaggattttgaaacatgttatcTATATACATCAAAACTCAAATCGTAGAAGTATTATGATGCACTGccatcaaataattttaaatgagtgtgtgtgtgtgtgtgcgcgccatGTGGAACTCAGAAGATAACttttgggagttagttctctaTTTCTACCATGTTGGTCCCAGGAATTTAACTCAGCTTCAATTAGATTTGGCAGCAAGAatgtttacctgctgagccatctcttgctGGTCCTACTCAAATACTTTAAACTATACTTTGGTTTTTCTATAGTTGTTTCTTGGGAGAGCGATATCTTGAGCTTATAAGGCTTTCTTTATTAATATAAATTGAGAAATGGTATGTACAAAAAGGTTCTATTATGATGTGATAATAATTTGGCAATAGTATTCAGATATATTAGGAGTTTTTTGTTTATGATTTTAGGGGGGGGGcagtggtttttcaagacagggtttctctgtgtagttttggtgcctgtcctggatctcgctctg
Proteins encoded in this window:
- the LOC102907684 gene encoding protocadherin gamma-B1 isoform X8, whose amino-acid sequence is MRRMERSVNLGNRTPWRQVLFPFLLPLFCTGLSEQVRYSIPEEMAMGSVVGNLAEDLGLPVRDLLTRNLRVISEKPYLTVNPENGNIVVSHRIDRELLCFQSPLCVLPLEIVAENPLNVFHVSVVIEDINDNPPHFLQNSIVLQINELAIPGTRFGLESAIDEDVGPHSLQSYQLSLNEHFSLAVKDKADGKDAPELVLERPLDRERQSSQLLILTAVDGGEPVLTGTTQIKIEVTDANDNAPVFSQNMYKVSLRENMPSGTFVLKVMATDQDEGVNAEVTYSFKSLGDDIRNNFILDHQSGEIKSEGPIDFETKKTYTMSVEAKDGGGMATECKVVIEILDENDNAPEAVFTSVSNSIAEDAEPGTVVALFKTYDKDSEENGRVTCFIKEKVPFRIESSASNYYKLVTDGVLDREQTPEYNVTIIATDEGKPPLSSSTSVTLHVGDINDNAPVFHRASYLIQVAENNPPGASIAQVSASDPDLGPNGHVSYSIIASDLEPKSLWSYVSVNQDSGVVFAQRAFDHEQLRSFQLTLQARDQGSPALSANMSMRVLVGDRNDNAPRVLYPALEPDGSTLFDMVPRSAEPGYLVTKVVAVDADSGHNAWLSYHVLQASDPGLFSLGLRTGEVRTARALGDRDAARQRLLVAVRDGGQPPLSATATLHLIFADSLQEVLPELSDDPLPSDPQSELQFYLVLALALVSVLFLFVVILAIVLRLRQSHSPAVSGCFQSGVCCKTRPGVSLNYNEGTLPYSYDLYVASNCQNTSHFLTLMPEMVPPQGLSMDASVEVSVTEENNKILSDSIASTHQAPPNTDWRFSQAQRPGTSGSQNGDETGTWPNNQFDTEMLQAMILASASEAADGSSTLGGGAGTMGLSARYGPQFTLQHVPDYRQNVYIPGSNATLSNGAGKRDGKAPAGGGNGNKKKSGKKEKK
- the LOC102907684 gene encoding protocadherin gamma-B1 isoform X23, with product MRRMERSVNLGNRTPWRQVLFPFLLPLFCTGLSEQVRYSIPEEMAMGSVVGNLAEDLGLPVRDLLTRNLRVISEKPYLTVNPENGNIVVSHRIDRELLCFQSPLCVLPLEIVAENPLNVFHVSVVIEDINDNPPHFLQNSIVLQINELAIPGTRFGLESAIDEDVGPHSLQSYQLSLNEHFSLAVKDKADGKDAPELVLERPLDRERQSSQLLILTAVDGGEPVLTGTTQIKIEVTDANDNAPVFSQNMYKVSLRENMPSGTFVLKVMATDQDEGVNAEVTYSFKSLGDDIRNNFILDHQSGEIKSEGPIDFETKKTYTMSVEAKDGGGMATECKVVIEILDENDNAPEAVFTSVSNSIAEDAEPGTVVALFKTYDKDSEENGRVTCFIKEKVPFRIESSASNYYKLVTDGVLDREQTPEYNVTIIATDEGKPPLSSSTSVTLHVGDINDNAPVFHRASYLIQVAENNPPGASIAQVSASDPDLGPNGHVSYSIIASDLEPKSLWSYVSVNQDSGVVFAQRAFDHEQLRSFQLTLQARDQGSPALSANMSMRVLVGDRNDNAPRVLYPALEPDGSTLFDMVPRSAEPGYLVTKVVAVDADSGHNAWLSYHVLQASDPGLFSLGLRTGEVRTARALGDRDAARQRLLVAVRDGGQPPLSATATLHLIFADSLQEVLPELSDDPLPSDPQSELQFYLVLALALVSVLFLFVVILAIVLRLRQSHSPAVSGCFQSGVCCKTRPGVSLNYNEGTLPYSYDLYVASNCQNTSHFLTLMPEMVPPQGLSMDASVEQAPPNTDWRFSQAQRPGTSGSQNGDETGTWPNNQFDTEMLQAMILASASEAADGSSTLGGGAGTMGLSARYGPQFTLQHVPDYRQNVYIPGSNATLSNGAGKRDGKAPAGGGNGNKKKSGKKEKK